Genomic segment of Drosophila ananassae strain 14024-0371.13 chromosome 2L, ASM1763931v2, whole genome shotgun sequence:
GTTTGACCACTTTGGCGAAGAACTGAATCTTGCACCTATAAAAGCGATGTCAGCGGAGAGCCAAGGCAGTAACAAATCATCTTTTCAAACCACCAAGTCACCATGCGCTCCTTTATCGTCCTTTGCCTGATTGCCGTGGCCGCCGCGGATAAACTTGGCTACAACTACCAGCCAGTGGCCCACTCCGCCTCCGGATTGAGTTTCCAGCCCTCGGGAGCGGGAAGCAGCAATTCCCCAACATTTGCCGCTGCTCCTGGAGGATCTATTGCCGCGCCCATTTCGGATTTCGCTGGACCAGTTGGAGAACAATCCGTCGCTGCCCCTAACTACGCTGCTCCCCAGGCTGAGCTCCAGAAGGAGTTCTTCACCTACACCGCCGACGAAGGTGACTTCTACGATCCCGCTGCCTCCGACCAAGTCTCCTCCGCCCTGAACAAGGCCCTGCGCGTCGTCTTCATCAAGGGACCCGAGAACCGTGGCCTGGAGGACGCTGCCCTGGCTCTGGCCAAACAGGCTGCCCAGCAGGAGACCGCCATCTATGTCCTGAACAAGCAGGCCGACATTGGTGATCTGGCCAACAAGTTGAACGCCatccgcaacaacaacaacaacaagcccGAGGTTCACTTCGTTAAGTACCGCACCCCCGAGGATGCTGCCAACGCCCAGCGTGCCATCCAGTCGCAGTACGACCAGTTGGGAGGATCCTCCCAGTCCCACGATGGAGGAGTGGCCTCATCTCTGAACTTCGCTTCCCAGTCGGCTCCCgctcctgctccagctgccagcGCCCCAGGACCCAGCTACTTgcctgccagcatcttccgtCGCCTTCGTCTTTAAACAGGAAATGCCAGTTGTCTGATTTGTTGTCTAGTTTTCATGTtttcttataattaaaaaaaaatttaaaaaaaaaactataagtTGTTTTTGTGTATCATTGTTGTTTCGCACCTTAAAAACgtcattaaataattaaaaaatagaataatAATGTAATAGTTAATAGGTAGATTTTTCTTGACATAATATTCCAAATGTATAAACCGAAAGCCCTCCAGCTAACTTACAGCAGATCGATGTACCATTTAAGGTCTTATCAAGTAGTACTGATATCTCGCTATGTGTCAATATGATATGGTAGAATTccttttaaaaattatgttATGTTCTTGTGCTAGTAGAAGATCTAATAATACGTTAAAAAGCAGCCATGAACTACATTTGGAACATTGAGCTACATCTTTGGATGGTGTTTTTATAATTCCCAGTATGGTTATGAGGATATGAATGCTAAAATTACTATAACAGGAATccataacaaatatttttatcaatCTTTTTTTCAGGATCATTATTTTAGGGTCAGTACCCTAAGAGAATCTAAGAATCCTTAGCTAatctaaattataaaattttagaattttgacataatcatttttaaatttataagtaATCCTTTTGACTCTATCATTCAATGTCAAACTGGCGCGATCAAATGTCGTAGCCTCTTATATAGAGAGTGATCTTGGAATTCCCAGGCTATGCTTAACCAGTTTCTCAAAAGTTCAAAGAAATCTTCCGACATTATTTTTGATCTTGAACCTTAAACTAAAAAGTTGCTTAATATTCTAAACCCACTTTCGATGGCAGAGCTAAACAAATGACAAAATATTCATAAACTATCAATAGAATCAGCATAGGAATATGCATATATTAACTTTTTATCGCTCGTAGGCGGAACTCCTAGAATGCATCACATTGTATTGGACTTTAACGACCGTCAGAACATTTATGGTCGGCTCTTACTTTTATTTGCCAAACAAGTTCGACAGTTTTGCAGTTTTAGTTTTCCCCAGATGTCGAATTCTACGTTTAGGCCGGCCAAGAATAGAACTAAGCGCCGTGAACCGGTCCAGAAAAACGCGTCTGCAATTGGGCAGAAAGTCTGGGGTCGCCGATAGAATGGATTGGCAAGAATGTTTGGAATTGGATAGTTTTGCATAATCATTTCATAAGCGCACCGCTTTGCATAAAAAACTAGTTGAGTTATGGAGCAACCCGTCGGGAATGGGTTCCCCCATTGTTCTAGTGCGTCTTTAATCGGTATAAAAGCGGATCGCAGAAGTATCAGGATTCAGTCTTGGCCTTTGCCTGTTCAGCACACCCACTACTTCAAAACATCTCTTCTATCGCCATGCGTTTCCTTATCGCCTTCTGCCTGATTGGTGCCGCTTGCGCCCAATACAACTACGGTGCCGGCTTCAGCGGAGCCGCCTCCGACAATGTTCCCTCCTTCTCCGGATTCGGAGGTGCTTCAGGAGCTGGTGATTACGATTCGGCCGCCAGTGGCCCTGTGAGCTACACACCTGCCGCTGAGCTGAACAAGGAGTTCTACACCTTCGAGGCTGACGAGAGCCAGTTCGAGGATCCTTTGGCCAACCAGAAGATCGCCGGCGCCGTTAGCAAGGGACTGCGCGTCGTCTTCATCAAGGGACCCGAGAACCGTGGACTGGAGAACGCTGCCCTGGCCCTGGCCAAGCAAGCTGCCGAGCAGAAAACTGCCATCTATGTCCTCAACAAGCAGACCGACATCGGTGATCTGGCCAACAAGTTCAACGCCGCCCGCCAGAACGCCAACCAGCGTCCAGAGGTCCACTTCGTCAAGTACCGCACCCCTGAGGATGCTGCCAATGCCCAGCGCGCCATCCAGTCCCAGTACGACAACCTCGGTGGCACCAGCCAGTCCATCAACGGAGGCGTGGCCAACGCCATCAACTTCGCTTCCGCCGCCCCGGCCGCCCCCGCTCGTGGCAGCAACTACTCCCCACCCGGAGCTGTGAGCAACTCCTACCTGCCCGCCAACATCCTGCGTCGCCTGCGCATCCGTTAAGGACTCAAGGATAGACCTGAACTGACTgttgtttaatattttgtaatgattataattgaataaaaacgaaaatcaAGATTAACTTAATTCATTTACTTGTGACTTGTGAAGAATAGAGTGTCGAGACGGAAAAATACGGTCTTTAAAATGAAGATTGTAAGCTCTAAGGTTCAATTTGGAGAAACTGTTATTTGgtcttttaaacaaaaattaagtgAGGCCAAGCAATTTACTATTCGAAGCAGAAAAAGATTGTCCattcattttttcaaaattaaccCTGTATCGATAAAAATTTCATAGCATTGGGAAACTACGATTCAACCAAAACCACAAACATTTGGGTTTCCCGAGCTTCGaattttaaatgattaaattcaAAGACTTTCTAGCAAGCTTTTGCTTCGACAAAAGGAatccagtttaaatatttttataaatataaaatataaataaaaatatatttattatatattatttatccttaaataaaaacacaataatGTATGTAGAGTCTATATCCAGTGACATTGAAGAGCGCCAGTTCGACCAAATACAAACGTAAAATACTAAATGCTTCCACAACCAAATATATGTCTGATCAGATCTATTTTCGATGTTTCTGGCCGCTTTATGATCGGTTATTGCATTTTTATGctcatgtttttgtttttatcgcTTTTCCTTATAATAACATTTATGCAAAGCTGAATTGCTCGCCCTGTGAGCTCGAACAATGGCCGATCGCTGCTTACTTTGTAGgcggaaaaaaaatttagccGTGCGATCGCTTTGTCTTCGAGAAGCTGCGCCGACAGCCTCGAAATCCAATTCGTATAAATAATAACCACCGCCGCGGTCATAGGCAGAAGCAATTTGTACTCCGATCCAAGAGAACCTCCATACACTCAACCACAATCAAAATGCGCGCTTTCATCGTAAGTCATTTCAGAAATCAGTATCCTTACAGGACACCCCATGGataaccaattttttttttcaggttATGTGCCTGGTGGCCGTCGCCTGCGCCGACAAACTTGGCTACAATTACCAGCCCGTGGGACACTCCAGCTCAGGACTTTCCTTTGCTCCTGGCAGTGGTTCCATCGGAGGAGGATCGCTGGGAAGTGGCTCCCTGGGAGGTGGCTCCTTGGGAGGTGGCTCTCTGGGAGGTGGCTCTCTGGGAGGTGGCTCTCTGGGAGGTGGCTCTCTGGGAGGTGGCCTTCTCGGAAGTGGATCCTTGGGAGGTGGCTCCCTGGGTGGTGGCTCCCTTGGTGCCGGTCTTGGCAGCCTTGGAGGCAGCATCGGAGGTGGTGATGCCCTGAGCGCCCCCGTCTCCTACAGCGCTCCAGCCCCTACTGGTGAACTCGAGAAGGAATTCTTCACCTTCAGCGCCAATGAACAGGACTTCGATGAGCCCCAGCAGCTGGAGAAGGTCTCTTCCGCCCTGAACAAGGCCCTGCGCGTCGTCTTCATCAAGGGACCCGAGAACCGTGGCCTGGAGAACGCCGCTCTGGCTCTTGCCAAGCAGGCTGCCCAGCAGGAGACCGCCATCTATGTTCTGAACAAGCAGGCTGACATTGGTGATCTGGCCAGCAAGTTGAACGCCATccgtaacaacaacaacaacaagcccGAGGTTCACTTCGTCAAGTACCGCACCCCCGAGGATGCCGCCAACGCCCAGCGTGCCATCCAATCGCAGTACGACCAGTTGGGAGGATCCTCTCAGGCTCATGATGGAGGTGTCGCCTCCGCCTTGAACTTTGCCTCCGCTGGACCTATCCAGAAGGCCAACGCCCAGATCCCCGACAACGCCTACTTGCCCACTTCGGTCTTCCGTCGTCGTttgtaaaagtttaaaaatgaCCTCGTGATTTAGCTGTATCCTTTTTGTTACAAATGTTATTGTTGAAACTtattgattaaaaataaacaaaaaaaattaaatacaaatatgTGATTCTAATTTCTTAAACATAATTTCGGTAAATGCCATTAACATAAAGACAAAGATTATGCAATATAGAACTATTAGACCTAGGGAATGATATACTGTTATTCCGTTTAGATATGTAAAAATCATTATATGATTTTTAGTAAATAAACCATCAATTTGAAGGATGTAGTGACAAAACTTTACTTTATTCTGTACAATTTATAACTTTTTCTATGGACATACAATATTATCTAGAACTTGTACTTCTACTTAGTTTGGACAAGTTAAAAGTTTATCATTCATTTCATTTTGGTAGCTTAAGAATTATAAGCATCCTCATGGTAGTGTTTAAGGGAAAGTAAACAGTAAAGTAAACAGAAACAAATGtaacaaaaattttgtataagTAAACATGCAttccaattttaaaatttttattttaattacgTCATTATATTATACGAATATATGCCTTAGACCAATAAAAATTACTAAGAAAAAATGAGAACCATCGAACCGAGGGCGGTATATCAAACACCTCATTAGAAGACCCGCTAATTATAGCGCTCGAATCATGTCCATAAATCAGAACTAAACAGATGTGTCGACAACGATTATGATAACAAAACGATTGTCGTTTTAGCTTTCAGTGAAGCGGAAAACCCAAGTGCAGATGTCCTACATAAAACAAGCTCTTAGCCTTGCCGAAGAATTTGTGcaagatatttattttatataatacctAATTATGACCCATCTGAATGACAAACTCATTCCGGTGTGCTCGCgacatattaattttaaaattttatatgaaTTCTTGTAAAATATTGTATAAAACTCGAATATTTGAATAACCCACCTCGACCAGCCGCCACTGCCCATTCAAAAGCAGCatcaccaaaaaaaattccgCGCCGAACattaaaaaaccaaagaaGCAAAAGCATGGTAGGCGGCAAACACAGTGGCATCAAAGCGATTTCCATGCAGCGCCCTCGCCGCGGCGGTATCTTTGTCTTTATCAGCCTCCAAGATGGATTtgtataaataataaagatcGCTCCCAGCCAGAGACAGAAGCAGTTCAAACTTCAGATCGAAAGAACCCAGTTAACAGCTCAAGATGCGTGCCTTCATCGTAAGTATTTCGTTAATGGCCCAAGGATTATTCCCCAGGATAACACGTTGCTTTTTGGCTTCAGGTCCTGTGTTTAGTGGCAGTTGCCTGCGCCGATAAGCTCGGCTATAACTATCAGCCTGTTGGCCACTCCAGCTCCGGGCTTTCCTTCAGTCCAGGCAGTGGTGCATCTCTAGGAGGTGGCTCCCTTGGCGGAGGATCCCTGGGAGGTGGCTCTCTGGGAGGTGGCTCTCTTGGAGGTGGCTCTCTTGGAGGTGGCTCTCTTGGAGGTGGATCCTTGGGAGGTGGATCTCTGGGTGGTGGCTCCCTGGATGCTGGTCTTGGCAGCCTTGGAGGCAGCATCGGAGGTGGTGATGCCCTGAGCGCCCCCGTCTCCTACAGCGCCCCAGCCCCCACTGGTGAACTCGAAAAGGAATTCTTCACCTTCAGCGCCAACGAGCAGGACTTCGATGAGCCCCAAGAACTGGAACGCGTTGCCGGCTCCGTGAACAAGGGACTACGCGTCGTCTTCATCAAGGGACCCGAGAACCGTGGCCTGGAGAACGCCGCTCTGGCTCTTGCCAAGCAGGCTGCCCAGCAGGAGACCGCCATCTATGTTCTCAACAAGCAGTCCGACATCGGTGATCTGGCCAACAAGCTGAACGCCATccgcagcaacaacaacaacaagcccGAGGTTCACTTCGTCAAGTACCGCACCCCCGAGGATGCTGCCAACGCCCAGCGTGCCATCCAATCGCAATACGACCAGTTGGGAGGATCCTCTCAGGCTCATGATGGAGGTGTTGCCGCCGCTCTGAACTTCGCCTCTGCTGGACCGGTCCAGAAGGTCAACGCTCAGATCCCCGACAACGCCTACCTGCCCACCTCTGTCTTCCGCCGCCTCCGCTTCTAAGAAGGATAATGTTTTGGACTTAGCCTAAGAGAAACAGACTGGAGAGTTCTCTCTTCCTGTTACACGTTGTTGACTAATGCATAATTacaataataaatttcaaacATATAAAACGAATATTGAAACAATGGCTTCCTTTATACACACAAGCTTACTTTATAGAGTGGCATTTTTATTGCGATTTTGCCATATAATTTAATGGCTAACTTGTTTGTGTGCAGAtggtttataaatatattcgaACAATGCCCTTCACACTATAAATAGCTGGAGGAAACGTTATCAAGATCAAGTGGTATAGATAGAGAACAGATTTTGATTGGCTTTCTGAGCATCCGGAGCTATCAAAAACATTCAATACAAATCTCTGAACTAATTATGAGCCtgccaaataaattaatttgctACAAGATTAGATCCACCCACAAAACTTCAGCTACTAGCTAGTGATTTATACTGATCCGGGGACTGGTTCTCTCCCGGTGACAGCTCAAAGTCGCTGAACTGCCAACAACAGTTAGATGACCTGGTTTCCGAGGTGGCCCCGTCGTGTGTCACGTACAATTAGAAAGGAATCTCAAGTGCAACCCACATACGAAGGCAAAGAAGATTTATACCCAATCGAAACCTGattagccataaaaacaaaaatctaatcattaattttattaagctgACGATcacttttttgttgaaatCATTAACAAATAAGCGGTTCTGTATACATATTCAAGCTCCAATATAACAAAACAATCGCAAGAGCCGAGCTATCGGTCTTCTGCATAAATTATAAGCCAATTATGGGTGAATCACGGCAATCGAAACCCAAGTCCAAGTCCACGTCTGAGTCCAATCTCCGCTCGGAAAACGACTGGACTCGAGCTCGGAGCTTGGACTTGAGCTCGGAATTGCCATCGGATGCGGCGGCGCGATTGAAGCTGCCTTTGCTCAAAACAATGTGTTAAATGTGTTAAGAGCGAAATTATGTTAGCAGATTAACAGCATTCCGAAACCCGATGGCCAATACCCATCAGCCATTCACGATTTGTGAGTAGAGATCGATGATCGGGTTTGGGTCTTCCGTTCGAGCTTCGCAGCCAGAAGCGACGGGAACTTCGAGACGCTCGATTCGACGGCTCAAATCGACTAGATTTTCTAGTCTAATTTAAAGCGTCGTCGCGTTGGCGGTATAAAAGCTAGTTAATAAAGATACAGGCAGCATTCTTATAGAACACTCCATCAACGATGCGTGCACTCATTGTTTTATGCCTTGTGGCCGCCACCACTGCCGGTCGATTGTCTTCCGGTTACAATTACGGCCAAGGGTCTACAGCAAGTATTGGTAGCACCAGTGGAGGATCTGTATCAGGAGGTATTGCTACTGGGGGACTGGCTGGACCAGTCAGCTACAGTGCTGCACCCCAGTCGCAGGTGCACAAGGAGTTCTACACCTTCTACGCCAACGACGCCGACTTTGAGGATCGCGATGCCCTGCAAAAGGCCCTGGCCTCCGTGAAGAAGAGCGTGAGGGTCATCTTCATCAAGTCTCCGGAGAACCGCGGCTACGAGAACGCTGTCCTGGCTTTGGCCAAGCAGGCTGCTCAGCAGCAGACCGCCATCTACGTTCTCCACAAGCAGACTGACATCGGCGAGCTGGCCCAGAAGTTCAACGCCGTCCGTCAGAATGCCAACCAGAAGCCGGAGGTGCACTTTGTTAAGTACCGCACTCCCGAGGATGCTGCCAATGCCCAGCGGGCCATCCAGTCCCAGTACGACCAACTAGGCGGAACCAGCCAGTCCATCAACGGGGGAGTGGCTAATGCCATCAACTTCGCCTCAAGAGGAGCTTCCCCAGCCCGGGCTGCCCCTCAACCCCAGGCGCCGGAAGCCAATTATCTGCCCGCCTCGATCCTCAGCCGTCTGCGACACTAAAGCATTTTTTTACCCATTTCGATTgttaaattgtttttcttgaataaaatttttggtattttctaatttataacaaacatttttcatATCCTCTTTACCAAGCACTGTGGTATACCAATCGCTGTGGACCATATTGTCGCTCCAAGCACTTTTCACTATATtaaaggggatcctccaggaattttgacaaaaaaatttaaaaatatttcgtattcagattttaatgcacaGTGGTTGAGAATCGatcaacaaatcgtttaaggtattccgctcaagaatcggatggaaattgaccaagatataacAATCGCTGTGCACCATATTGTGGCTCCAAGCACATTTTCCAatgttgaaggggatcccccaggaattttgacaaaaaattttaaaaatatttcgtatttagattttaatgcacAGTGGTTGAGAATCGGtcaacaaatcgtttaaggtattccgctcaagaatcggatggaaattgaccaagatataacAATGGCTGTGGACCATATTGTGGCTCCAAGCACATTTTACAatgttgaaggggatcccccaggaattttgacaaaaaattttaaaaatatttcgttgtcAGATATTGATGCAGAGTGGTTAAGAATCGatcaacaaatcgtttaaggtattccgctcaagaatcggatagaaattgaccaagatatacCAATCGCTGTGGACCATATTGTCGCTCCAAGCACTTTTCACAatgttgaaggggatcccccaggaattttgacaaaaaattttaaaaatatttcgttgtcAGATATTGATGCAGAGTGGTTAAGAATCGatcaacaaatcgtttaaggtattccgctcaagaatcggatagaaattgaccaagatatacCAATCGCTGTGGACCATATTGTCGCTCCAAGCACTTTTCACAatgttgaaggggatcccccaggaattttgacaaaaaattttaaaaatatttcgtattcagattttaatgcacaGTGGTTGAGAATCGatcaacaaatcgtttaaggtattccgctcaagaatcggatggaaattgaccaagatataacAATCGCTGTGCACCATATTGTGGCTCCAAGCACATTTTCCAatgttgaaggggatcccccaggaattttgacaaaaaattttaaaaatatttcgtatttagattttaatgcacAGTGGTTGAGAATCGGtcaacaaatcgtttaaggtattccgctcaagaatcggatggaaattgaccaagatataacAATGGCTGTGGACCATATTGTGGCTCCAAGCACATTTTACAatgttgaaggggatcccccaggaattttgacaaaaaattttaaaaatatttcgttgtcAGATATTGATGCAGAGTGGTTAAGAATCGatcaacaaatcgtttaaggtattccgctcaagaatcggatagaaattgaccaagatatacCAATCGCTGTGGACCATATTGTCGCTCCAAGCACTTTTCACAatgttgaaggggatcccccaggaattttgacaaaaaaattttaaaatatttcattttcagattttgatgcagagtgGTTAAGAATCGatcaacaaatcgtttaaggtattccgctcaaaaatcggatggaaattggtcAAGATATAACAATCGCTGTGGACCATATTGTCGCTCCAAGCACATTTTACAATGTTGAAGGGAATCCCCcaggaattttgacaaaaaattttaaaaatatttcgttttcagatttttatgcagagaattttgacaaaaaattttaaaaatatttcgttttcagatattgatgcagaatggttgAGAAAGGatcaacaaatcgtttaaggtattcctctcaaaaatcggatggaaattgaccaagatataacAATCGCTGTGGACCATATTGTCGCTCCAAGCATTTTTCCCAatgttgaaggggatcccccaggaattttgacaaaaaattttaaaatatttcattttcagattttgatgcagagtgGTTAAGAATCGatcaacaaatcgtttaaggtattccgctcaaaaatcggatggaaattgaccaagatataacAATCGCTGTGGACCATATTGTCGCTCCAAGCACATTTTACAATGTTGAAGGGAATCCCCcaggaattttgacaaaaaattttaaaaatatttcgttttcagatttttatgcagagaattttgacaaaaaattttaaaaatatttcgttttcagatattgatgcagaatggttgAGAAAGGatcaacaaatcgtttaaggtattcctctcaaaaatcggatggaaattgaccaagatataacAATCGCTGTGGACCATATTGTCGCTCCAAGCATTTTTCCCAatgttgaaggggatcccccaggaattttgacaaaaaattttaaaaataattcgtattcagattttaatgcacaGTGGTTGAGAATCGatcaacaaatcgtttaaggtattccgctcaagaatcggatggaaattgaccaagatataacAATCGCTGTGCACCATATTGTGGCTCCAAGCACATTTTACAatgttgaaggggatcccccaggaattttgacaaaaaattttaaaaatatttcgtattcagattttaatgcacaATGGTTGAGAATCGatcaacaaatcgtttaaggtattccgctcaagaatcgaattgaaattgaccaagatataacAATCGCTGTGGACCATATTGTGGCTCCAAGCACATTTTACAatgttgaaggggatccccaggaattttgacaaaaaattttaaaaatatttcgttgtcAGATATTGATGCAGAGTGGTTAAGAGTCGatcaacaaatcgtttaaggtattccgctcaagaatcgaattgaaattgaccaagatataacAATCGCTGTGGACCATATTGTGGCTCCAAGCACATTTTACAATGTTAAAGGGGATCGCCcaggaattttgacaaaaaattttaaaaatatttcgttgtcAGATATTGATGCAGAGTGGTTAAGAGTCGatcaacaaatcgtttaaggtattccgctcaagaatcggatagaaattgaccaagatatagcAATCGCTGTGGATCATATTGTGGCTCCAAGCAcattttacaattttgaaggggatcccccaggaattttgacaaaaaattttaaaaatatttcgatttcagatttttatgcagaatGGTTGAGAATCGatcaacaaatcgtttaaggtattccgctcaagaatcgaattgaaattgaccaagatataacAATCGCTGTGCACCATATTGTGGCTCCAAGCACATTTTACAatgttgaaggggatcccccaggaatttttacaaaaaattttaaaaatatttcgttgtcAGATATTGATGCAGAGTGGTTAAGAATCGatcaacaaatcgtttaaggtattccgctcaagaatcggatagaaattgaccaagatatacCAATCGCTGTGGACCATATTGTCGCTCCAAGCACTTTTCACAatgttgaaggggatcccccaggaattttgacaaaaaaattttaaaatatttcgttttcagattttgatgcagagtgGTTAAGAATCGATCAACAAATCGTTTAcggtattccgctcaaaaatcggatggaaattgaccaagatataacAATCGCTGTGCACCATATTGTGGCTCCAAGCACATTTTACAatgttgaaggggatcccccaggaatttttacaaaaaattttaaaaatatttcgttttcagatattgatgcagaatggttgAGAAAGGatcaacaaatcgtttaaggtattccgctcaagaatcggatggaaattgaccaagatataacAATCGCTGTGCACCATATTGTGGCTCCAAGCACATTTTACAatgttgaaggggatcccccaggaattttgacaaaaaattttaaaaatatttcgtattcagattttaatgcacaATGGTTGAGAATCGatcaacaaatcgtttaaggtattccgctcaagaatcgaatTGAAATTGACCAAGTTATAACAATCGCTGTG
This window contains:
- the LOC123257701 gene encoding glycine, alanine and asparagine-rich protein-like; translated protein: MRAFIVLCLVAVACADKLGYNYQPVGHSSSGLSFSPGSGASLGGGSLGGGSLGGGSLGGGSLGGGSLGGGSLGGGSLGGGSLGGGSLDAGLGSLGGSIGGGDALSAPVSYSAPAPTGELEKEFFTFSANEQDFDEPQELERVAGSVNKGLRVVFIKGPENRGLENAALALAKQAAQQETAIYVLNKQSDIGDLANKLNAIRSNNNNKPEVHFVKYRTPEDAANAQRAIQSQYDQLGGSSQAHDGGVAAALNFASAGPVQKVNAQIPDNAYLPTSVFRRLRF
- the LOC6501347 gene encoding putative mediator of RNA polymerase II transcription subunit 17 yields the protein MRAFIVMCLVAVACADKLGYNYQPVGHSSSGLSFAPGSGSIGGGSLGSGSLGGGSLGGGSLGGGSLGGGSLGGGSLGGGLLGSGSLGGGSLGGGSLGAGLGSLGGSIGGGDALSAPVSYSAPAPTGELEKEFFTFSANEQDFDEPQQLEKVSSALNKALRVVFIKGPENRGLENAALALAKQAAQQETAIYVLNKQADIGDLASKLNAIRNNNNNKPEVHFVKYRTPEDAANAQRAIQSQYDQLGGSSQAHDGGVASALNFASAGPIQKANAQIPDNAYLPTSVFRRRL
- the LOC6501349 gene encoding uncharacterized protein LOC6501349, which produces MRALIVLCLVAATTAGRLSSGYNYGQGSTASIGSTSGGSVSGGIATGGLAGPVSYSAAPQSQVHKEFYTFYANDADFEDRDALQKALASVKKSVRVIFIKSPENRGYENAVLALAKQAAQQQTAIYVLHKQTDIGELAQKFNAVRQNANQKPEVHFVKYRTPEDAANAQRAIQSQYDQLGGTSQSINGGVANAINFASRGASPARAAPQPQAPEANYLPASILSRLRH
- the LOC6501345 gene encoding uncharacterized protein LOC6501345, whose protein sequence is MRSFIVLCLIAVAAADKLGYNYQPVAHSASGLSFQPSGAGSSNSPTFAAAPGGSIAAPISDFAGPVGEQSVAAPNYAAPQAELQKEFFTYTADEGDFYDPAASDQVSSALNKALRVVFIKGPENRGLEDAALALAKQAAQQETAIYVLNKQADIGDLANKLNAIRNNNNNKPEVHFVKYRTPEDAANAQRAIQSQYDQLGGSSQSHDGGVASSLNFASQSAPAPAPAASAPGPSYLPASIFRRLRL
- the LOC6501346 gene encoding uncharacterized protein LOC6501346, yielding MRFLIAFCLIGAACAQYNYGAGFSGAASDNVPSFSGFGGASGAGDYDSAASGPVSYTPAAELNKEFYTFEADESQFEDPLANQKIAGAVSKGLRVVFIKGPENRGLENAALALAKQAAEQKTAIYVLNKQTDIGDLANKFNAARQNANQRPEVHFVKYRTPEDAANAQRAIQSQYDNLGGTSQSINGGVANAINFASAAPAAPARGSNYSPPGAVSNSYLPANILRRLRIR